The Litchfieldia alkalitelluris genome has a window encoding:
- a CDS encoding CBO0543 family protein codes for MEELGKKIDKLSNQLTDLRMEIWTEHTLFTWQWWMLLIASIIMVVLFFVMIKKERRLPSVAFIGLIYILNKNLDSVATAMDWYDYRIQLEPIIPTMLPANLFIIPIALTVIYDRYRKWKSFLIALVAASAFIAYIALPLMKLVKIYLEKAWNSHWSFLSLVVISVISKVIIDRVKLRYDGSSS; via the coding sequence ATGGAGGAACTAGGTAAGAAAATTGATAAACTGTCAAACCAATTAACAGATTTACGAATGGAGATATGGACAGAGCACACACTATTCACATGGCAATGGTGGATGCTTCTTATTGCTAGTATCATCATGGTTGTCCTATTTTTTGTCATGATCAAAAAAGAAAGACGCCTTCCTTCCGTTGCCTTCATCGGACTTATTTATATACTAAATAAAAATCTAGATAGTGTGGCTACAGCCATGGACTGGTATGATTACCGTATTCAGCTCGAACCTATTATCCCAACCATGTTACCAGCTAATCTGTTTATCATTCCAATTGCCCTTACAGTCATATACGACAGATATCGGAAATGGAAATCATTCTTGATTGCCTTGGTAGCGGCATCTGCTTTCATAGCATATATAGCCCTTCCTTTAATGAAATTAGTAAAGATTTACCTTGAAAAAGCTTGGAATTCTCATTGGTCTTTTTTAAGTCTTGTCGTAATCTCAGTTATTTCTAAGGTGATTATTGACAGAGTTAAATTAAGGTATGATGGTTCAAGTAGTTAA
- a CDS encoding DUF5655 domain-containing protein gives MYLYKINSVNGDLEQIKEKGFNKEKDLQLLCEQNLNQLLRLQFICSEFSLSNFRIDTLAFDESASSFVIIEYKNNKNFSVIDQGYAYLSLMLNNKADFILEYNENCEGNLKRDDVDWSQSRIIFISPIFTTYQKQSINFRDLPIELWEVKKYENETVQFQQIQSTETTESINTISQSTTIERVSQEIKVYSEVDHLEGKPNEINELYQGLKERILNLDDNFTVNPLKKHISFVSNGKIIVDLVILKKAIKIFINLRAWNLNDPRNIARDVSAIGHWGNGDYQITITTDEDFDYIEELIKQSIILNV, from the coding sequence TTGTATTTGTATAAAATCAACAGTGTTAACGGTGATTTGGAGCAGATTAAAGAAAAAGGTTTTAACAAGGAAAAGGATTTGCAATTACTCTGTGAACAAAACCTGAATCAGTTACTAAGGCTACAATTTATTTGTTCTGAGTTCTCATTATCAAACTTTCGTATTGATACTCTCGCCTTTGATGAAAGTGCTAGTTCTTTTGTGATTATTGAATATAAGAATAATAAAAACTTTAGTGTGATTGATCAAGGGTATGCTTATTTATCACTCATGTTAAACAATAAAGCTGATTTTATTTTAGAGTACAACGAAAATTGTGAAGGGAACTTAAAACGAGATGATGTGGATTGGTCACAATCCCGAATTATTTTCATATCACCTATCTTTACCACTTATCAAAAGCAGTCGATAAATTTTAGGGATTTGCCTATCGAATTGTGGGAAGTGAAGAAATATGAAAATGAGACTGTTCAGTTTCAGCAAATTCAATCGACTGAAACAACCGAATCTATTAATACCATTTCTCAGAGTACAACGATCGAAAGAGTAAGCCAAGAAATTAAAGTATACTCTGAAGTCGATCACCTAGAGGGAAAACCTAATGAAATCAATGAGCTTTATCAAGGACTTAAAGAGCGAATTTTAAATTTGGATGATAACTTTACGGTAAATCCTTTGAAAAAACATATCTCGTTTGTTTCTAATGGGAAGATTATTGTTGATTTAGTCATTCTCAAGAAAGCAATAAAAATCTTTATCAATCTAAGAGCATGGAACCTTAATGACCCAAGAAATATCGCCAGAGATGTATCAGCAATAGGGCACTGGGGAAATGGTGATTATCAGATAACAATAACGACAGACGAGGATTTTGATTACATAGAAGAATTAATTAAACAGTCAATTATATTAAATGTGTAG
- a CDS encoding DUF3231 family protein gives MKTEHHIRLTSAEISSLWGSYMNNSMAVCVLGHFLEVVEDKEIESVVRMAFDIANQALEGAKRIFIEENYPVPHGFTKEEDVISQAGRLWSDEFFLQYINQTAKSGFAAYGMALGQSSRKDILEYFNGTLQSTIDLNEKVKGTLLSKGLYVRPPYINPPQKVSFVKKQGFLTGWFGERKPLLGIEIAHLFHNIETNAVGKALIMGFSQVARNQDSRDYFARGKELSKKQIEVFSSLLNEEDIPDPMTWDTDVTESMNPPFSDKLMMVHISFLNAVGVGNYGLAMSASTRRDLIAHFVRLAAEIGQYAEDGANLMIKHSWLEEPPQSADREKLTR, from the coding sequence ATGAAAACAGAACATCACATTCGATTAACGTCAGCAGAGATATCTAGCTTATGGGGCTCTTATATGAATAACAGTATGGCTGTTTGTGTGTTAGGACACTTCTTGGAAGTCGTTGAGGATAAAGAAATTGAGTCAGTAGTAAGGATGGCTTTTGATATTGCTAATCAAGCCCTAGAAGGAGCTAAACGTATTTTTATTGAGGAAAATTATCCTGTTCCTCATGGGTTCACAAAAGAAGAAGATGTTATTTCCCAAGCTGGTAGACTGTGGTCGGATGAATTTTTCTTGCAATACATCAATCAAACGGCAAAATCAGGATTTGCTGCATATGGGATGGCTCTTGGGCAAAGTTCACGTAAGGATATACTTGAGTATTTTAACGGAACTCTACAATCGACAATAGATCTTAATGAGAAAGTGAAAGGGACCCTTTTATCAAAAGGGCTATATGTTAGACCGCCATATATTAACCCACCTCAAAAAGTGTCTTTTGTTAAAAAACAAGGATTTCTAACAGGATGGTTTGGGGAGCGAAAACCGTTATTAGGGATAGAAATTGCCCACCTTTTCCATAACATTGAAACCAATGCGGTGGGGAAAGCCTTGATTATGGGATTTTCACAGGTAGCAAGAAATCAAGACAGCAGAGATTATTTTGCAAGGGGAAAAGAATTGTCAAAGAAACAAATTGAAGTGTTCAGTTCCTTGTTAAATGAAGAAGATATTCCTGATCCTATGACATGGGATACAGATGTAACAGAGTCTATGAACCCGCCTTTTAGTGATAAGTTAATGATGGTTCATATTTCATTTTTAAATGCAGTAGGGGTAGGGAATTATGGGTTGGCTATGTCAGCGAGTACTAGACGTGATTTAATCGCACACTTTGTTCGATTAGCAGCTGAAATTGGTCAATATGCCGAAGATGGGGCTAATTTAATGATTAAGCATAGTTGGTTGGAAGAACCACCGCAGTCGGCAGATCGAGAAAAATTGACGAGATAG
- a CDS encoding GNAT family N-acetyltransferase, whose protein sequence is MEFSTTDKWDEALWQKVRKIYLKEFEEGKPENIIKNMFSKGICFLHVLMEGQDTIAMALTGRVHGRPIMLIDYLAVRRDLQGKGIGLIFFEKIKDWALSRNFEMMLLEAECEQTPDNLARIRFWKKCKFELLEDYTHHYIWVPEPYKAMWQPLKPDAVPLTEGREAFRYITAFHRKSFRT, encoded by the coding sequence TTGGAATTTAGTACTACCGACAAATGGGACGAAGCATTATGGCAAAAAGTAAGAAAAATTTATCTGAAGGAATTCGAGGAAGGGAAGCCTGAAAACATTATTAAAAACATGTTCTCAAAAGGTATTTGTTTTCTTCATGTATTGATGGAAGGGCAGGATACCATCGCAATGGCTTTAACTGGTAGGGTACATGGAAGGCCAATCATGCTGATTGATTATCTTGCCGTCAGGAGAGATTTGCAGGGAAAGGGAATTGGACTAATCTTTTTTGAGAAAATAAAGGATTGGGCGCTTTCTAGAAATTTTGAAATGATGCTACTTGAAGCTGAATGTGAACAAACCCCTGATAATCTTGCCAGAATCCGTTTTTGGAAAAAATGTAAATTCGAGCTTCTAGAAGATTATACTCATCATTATATTTGGGTCCCCGAACCCTACAAGGCAATGTGGCAACCTTTAAAGCCCGATGCAGTTCCGTTAACAGAGGGTAGGGAGGCATTTCGCTATATCACAGCTTTTCATCGAAAATCCTTTCGTACATAA
- a CDS encoding SDR family NAD(P)-dependent oxidoreductase, which yields MKTILITGAGSGLGKELALAYAKKGNHIILVGRTESRLNEVKEEIEQDSGSAIAAPCDITDVHAVEVFMEKLHSKENIDMIINNAGTGFFGPLQDLKMSEINEMIDTNIKGTIFMTKAILPFFLQQNSGKIMNIISTAGLRAKVHETVYVASKFAIRGFTESLTKELEHTAISVSAVYMGGMDTPFWDHSDHIKDRSRLRSPREVALQIVEREDEEELIIEK from the coding sequence ATGAAGACCATCTTGATAACAGGTGCAGGATCTGGGCTTGGAAAAGAACTAGCTCTAGCTTATGCGAAAAAGGGCAATCACATCATCCTAGTTGGAAGAACAGAATCTCGTTTAAACGAAGTGAAGGAAGAGATTGAACAAGATAGTGGGAGTGCTATTGCTGCTCCATGTGATATCACAGATGTTCATGCTGTTGAAGTTTTCATGGAAAAACTACATAGTAAAGAAAACATTGATATGATCATTAACAACGCAGGAACCGGCTTTTTTGGACCACTACAGGATCTGAAAATGTCTGAGATCAATGAAATGATTGATACAAATATAAAAGGGACCATTTTTATGACTAAGGCCATCTTGCCTTTCTTTCTACAGCAAAATTCCGGAAAAATCATGAATATCATCTCCACCGCCGGATTACGTGCGAAAGTTCATGAGACGGTCTATGTAGCAAGCAAATTTGCGATACGTGGGTTCACAGAAAGCCTTACGAAAGAATTGGAACATACAGCTATTTCAGTATCAGCTGTTTATATGGGCGGGATGGATACACCATTTTGGGATCACAGTGATCATATAAAAGACCGTTCCAGATTGCGTTCTCCTCGAGAAGTTGCTCTTCAAATAGTAGAACGAGAAGATGAAGAAGAATTGATTATTGAGAAATGA
- a CDS encoding MazG nucleotide pyrophosphohydrolase domain-containing protein, whose product MKEIQAFLKDYQREMNWEINEESYEKSKSSLLNNYMLLTTEIAEVAEELRRNFNITEQHKLNGLNETEAFKMAKEEVKEDLGKEIADCIAYICKIANFYEIDIEESFYEKMEEVKKRRNKDI is encoded by the coding sequence ATGAAAGAAATTCAAGCGTTTCTAAAAGATTATCAAAGAGAAATGAACTGGGAAATTAACGAAGAAAGTTATGAAAAAAGCAAGTCATCATTACTGAACAACTATATGTTATTAACGACTGAGATTGCTGAAGTGGCTGAAGAACTTAGAAGAAATTTTAATATAACGGAACAACATAAATTAAACGGGTTAAATGAAACTGAAGCATTTAAAATGGCGAAGGAAGAAGTGAAAGAGGACTTAGGTAAAGAAATCGCTGATTGTATTGCGTACATTTGCAAGATTGCTAATTTTTACGAGATCGATATAGAGGAGTCGTTTTATGAGAAAATGGAGGAAGTGAAGAAGCGGAGGAATAAGGATATTTAG
- the bioB gene encoding biotin synthase BioB, whose translation MDYWLGLAESVMNGKEMSDQEALSILDCPDDDLLLLLNGAFQIRKKYYGKKVKLNMIINTKSGLCPENCGYCSQSVVSKAPIQKYRMLDKDTIVKGAEQAANLNVGTYCIVASGRGPSDKEIDHVVSAVKEIKSTYGLKICACLGILQQDQAMRLKQAGVDRYNHNINTSRENHSNITTSHTYDDRVHTVETVKQSGISPCSGVIVGMKETKQDVVNMARSLKILDADSIPVNFLHAIDGTPLEGTDELDPRYCLKVLALFRYINPTKEIRISGGREVNLRSLQPLGLYAANSIFVGDYLTTSGQESTADHKMLEDLGFEIDYVQKEEVTV comes from the coding sequence ATGGACTATTGGTTGGGTCTTGCAGAATCAGTCATGAATGGTAAAGAAATGTCGGATCAAGAGGCATTATCAATCCTTGATTGTCCTGATGATGATTTATTACTTTTACTAAATGGTGCTTTTCAAATTAGAAAGAAGTATTATGGAAAAAAAGTGAAGTTAAACATGATTATTAATACGAAGTCGGGTCTTTGTCCTGAAAACTGTGGGTATTGTTCTCAATCAGTTGTGTCAAAAGCTCCTATCCAAAAATATAGAATGCTAGATAAAGATACAATTGTGAAGGGAGCAGAGCAAGCGGCAAACCTTAATGTTGGTACATATTGTATTGTTGCGAGTGGACGTGGGCCATCAGACAAAGAGATAGATCATGTGGTTTCTGCGGTGAAAGAAATTAAAAGCACCTACGGACTGAAGATTTGTGCCTGTTTGGGGATCTTACAGCAAGATCAAGCGATGAGGTTAAAGCAAGCTGGAGTGGATCGTTATAATCACAACATTAATACTTCCAGAGAAAATCATTCAAATATCACCACATCTCATACATACGATGATCGCGTACATACAGTAGAAACAGTGAAACAAAGCGGCATTTCTCCTTGTTCAGGGGTGATTGTCGGGATGAAAGAAACGAAGCAAGATGTGGTAAATATGGCGAGGAGTTTAAAAATCTTAGATGCGGATTCGATTCCTGTGAACTTTCTTCATGCCATTGATGGCACACCGCTTGAAGGAACAGATGAGTTGGATCCACGCTATTGCTTAAAAGTCTTAGCTTTATTCCGATACATCAACCCAACAAAAGAGATTCGTATTTCCGGTGGTCGTGAAGTGAATTTGAGAAGTCTTCAGCCTTTAGGGCTTTATGCGGCTAACTCAATCTTTGTTGGAGACTATTTGACAACAAGTGGCCAAGAATCAACCGCAGATCATAAAATGTTGGAGGATCTAGGCTTTGAGATTGATTATGTGCAAAAGGAAGAAGTCACTGTTTAA
- a CDS encoding MFS transporter, translating into MRYRGIQGFGGGMLMSVSFATVGDLFSPRERGRWQGALGAVFGIARMFGPTLGGVIVDNFLWSWVFWVFLPFGIVAFILIAKLYPHAANKEKEKVDFLGSFVLTIVIVTLLLGFSWADSKYAWDSPQIIGLFATSFISLILFLYIETKVKSPVIPLHLFKNSVFTISNIVAFLLGMGMFSVIMYIPFHVQGVAGDTATTSGLIEMAMTISMVVSSAIAGNLITKTGKYKKIAIIGLMIMTFGIYLNTLLSIETSLTRVILNLIDRARNGCDLPGI; encoded by the coding sequence ATGAGGTACCGTGGAATTCAAGGTTTTGGTGGCGGAATGCTGATGAGTGTTTCGTTTGCAACCGTTGGAGATTTATTTTCACCAAGAGAACGTGGCCGTTGGCAAGGGGCGCTTGGCGCGGTTTTTGGGATAGCCAGAATGTTTGGTCCAACATTAGGAGGAGTGATTGTTGATAACTTCCTCTGGTCATGGGTATTTTGGGTGTTCTTACCTTTTGGAATTGTCGCATTCATCTTGATTGCTAAGCTATATCCACATGCAGCGAACAAAGAGAAAGAGAAAGTTGACTTCTTAGGTTCATTTGTATTAACGATTGTGATTGTCACGCTACTGCTAGGATTTTCATGGGCAGATTCAAAGTATGCTTGGGACTCACCACAGATTATTGGCTTATTTGCGACATCTTTTATCTCTCTGATCTTATTTTTATATATCGAAACCAAGGTCAAAAGTCCAGTGATTCCCCTGCATTTGTTTAAAAATAGTGTGTTTACCATTTCAAATATTGTGGCCTTTTTACTAGGAATGGGAATGTTTAGTGTGATTATGTATATTCCGTTCCATGTGCAAGGTGTTGCAGGAGATACCGCAACAACGTCAGGTCTTATTGAAATGGCGATGACGATCTCAATGGTGGTCTCAAGTGCGATTGCAGGAAATTTGATTACGAAAACCGGTAAGTATAAAAAAATTGCGATCATCGGTTTAATGATCATGACATTTGGTATTTATTTAAACACATTGTTATCGATTGAAACATCATTAACACGTGTGATTTTAAACTTAATTGACAGGGCTAGGAATGGGTGTGACCTTCCCGGTATTTAA
- a CDS encoding MFS transporter: MGVTFPVFNTTVQNAVKHKYLGVATATSQLFRELGGTIGVAIMGAIMTSKMAEKMEEMNMPDMPAGEAPAGGNGMNMEALQDPQLLMNPEALEKVRSEIS; this comes from the coding sequence ATGGGTGTGACCTTCCCGGTATTTAACACGACTGTACAAAATGCGGTTAAGCATAAGTATTTAGGTGTTGCAACGGCGACATCTCAATTGTTTCGTGAGCTTGGGGGGACGATTGGTGTGGCGATTATGGGTGCGATAATGACGAGCAAAATGGCTGAGAAAATGGAAGAAATGAACATGCCAGACATGCCAGCGGGTGAAGCTCCAGCAGGTGGAAATGGGATGAATATGGAAGCCCTTCAAGACCCACAGCTATTAATGAATCCGGAAGCTTTAGAGAAGGTCCGAAGTGAAATTTCCTGA
- a CDS encoding YcjF family protein, whose translation MSAETKKLFGKFKEQLAKEFFEIEKNPHLSPDQKVNKVITSTALLCAGVAIQPIPFADVFILTPIQGFMGHKIAQIRGIELKEEGIWEVIKYIGGVVGLGLVAQQTAIGLFKIGLPGLGGFVTIPLVAGLTMGIGKALDLYFRFKAVGKTPSEEDIIQAFKTGKKEGRKMKRSDLKNSHIEG comes from the coding sequence ATGTCAGCAGAAACGAAGAAACTTTTTGGGAAATTTAAAGAACAGCTTGCAAAAGAATTTTTTGAAATAGAGAAAAATCCACACTTAAGTCCTGATCAGAAGGTAAACAAGGTCATCACGTCTACCGCACTCCTTTGTGCAGGGGTTGCCATTCAACCGATCCCTTTTGCCGATGTTTTTATACTGACTCCCATTCAAGGGTTTATGGGGCATAAAATTGCTCAAATCCGTGGAATAGAATTAAAAGAAGAAGGTATTTGGGAAGTTATTAAATACATAGGTGGGGTAGTTGGCTTAGGATTAGTTGCACAACAAACCGCCATTGGATTATTTAAAATTGGCTTACCCGGACTCGGTGGCTTTGTGACAATTCCATTAGTTGCTGGTTTAACTATGGGGATTGGAAAAGCATTAGACCTCTATTTCCGTTTCAAGGCAGTTGGGAAAACCCCATCAGAAGAAGATATTATTCAGGCATTCAAGACGGGGAAAAAAGAAGGAAGAAAAATGAAACGCTCAGATCTGAAAAATTCTCATATCGAAGGGTAA
- a CDS encoding MBL fold metallo-hydrolase, translating into MEKVHSLFEQAVSYENRSQIGKSEVLYRELADSPDLPSYILQRTCQFFYSLKNYEMTYFLSKELIQRGESLEIFGTLFFDSAKASSDAFVDDIEWLLEQRINELDFSLYFECLKVRKGKKHDVYLRLIDLYEKVAKQFDVHGQAYSRLYNDITLTLIAEEYHQHNITQARYHLRKLLALHRDDVIFTNKIAEWAIVLDLVPALLSRKDCISLKQSLDEPIKKFIEFYENIGQQQFDEQLVHDFKSLELSEMLSEKRTIYFMYCKKLVTNQLSKEELQYLIKHPYDWLAVQLVVTEGGVKAYPFLESAFLYHADLPEALLYYDQLTKIVHVKEKKDVSNVEVTVLGGGHKIGGTSILISIDNHHLLLDAGIHLDQSEQIFPNYSPLEEKSLTFEDIDGVIVSHAHLDHTGAIPHVHRLGPNLPIYSTEATRDLMSILLKDLWRNSQSLPEFYSEKDLQSALLHIDTKRMNESFFVPSKGKKWKITFLEAGHILGAAAVLIELDDKKILFTGDYSIEDQLTVKGAQFAKNLQVDVVISESTYGYAPLQASLPRKRQEEQLLQFIEETIKRDGSVLIPAFALGRAQEILLIIKERFKAEEYLPYIVYTDGLVPNICRVYEKHLGQRSLFFTGGIQSVKDQYKGCSFEEMYSQMMRNSKKVIVASSGMLQSGSASSRYALQMLEHPNNSIAFTGYVDEESPGFALQRLQEQTDRKLTIGQAEVDVKASVKGFKLSAHASREEMVQTIISLQPEVVMLVHGEHHKKYVAPRAFESLNVFPTIIDLLSELPLTVVPAVNGESYGMKLFS; encoded by the coding sequence GTGGAAAAAGTTCATTCTCTTTTTGAACAAGCCGTTTCTTATGAAAATCGCAGTCAAATCGGTAAAAGTGAAGTTTTATACAGGGAATTAGCTGATAGCCCTGACTTACCGTCATATATCTTGCAAAGAACATGTCAATTTTTCTATTCATTGAAAAACTATGAGATGACCTATTTCTTATCCAAGGAACTCATTCAACGTGGCGAATCCCTTGAAATCTTTGGAACGCTCTTTTTTGATAGTGCAAAAGCTAGTAGTGATGCATTTGTTGATGATATCGAATGGCTACTTGAGCAGCGAATTAACGAACTGGACTTTTCTCTTTATTTCGAATGCTTGAAGGTTCGAAAGGGAAAAAAACATGATGTTTATTTAAGGTTGATTGATTTATATGAAAAGGTGGCAAAGCAATTTGATGTTCATGGTCAAGCTTACTCAAGATTATATAATGACATCACATTAACTTTAATTGCGGAAGAATATCATCAGCATAATATTACTCAGGCAAGATATCACCTAAGAAAGCTTTTAGCATTACATAGAGATGATGTCATTTTTACCAATAAAATCGCTGAATGGGCAATTGTATTGGATTTAGTTCCTGCTCTTTTATCGAGAAAAGATTGTATCTCATTAAAACAATCACTAGATGAACCTATCAAGAAATTTATCGAATTCTATGAAAATATTGGGCAACAACAGTTCGATGAACAGCTTGTCCACGACTTCAAAAGCCTAGAGTTGAGTGAAATGCTCTCGGAGAAACGTACAATTTATTTTATGTATTGCAAGAAGCTAGTTACCAACCAACTTTCAAAGGAAGAACTTCAATATTTGATCAAACATCCTTATGATTGGCTTGCAGTTCAATTAGTAGTTACTGAAGGTGGAGTAAAAGCTTATCCATTTCTAGAATCAGCCTTTCTTTATCATGCTGATTTACCAGAAGCACTACTTTATTATGATCAACTAACTAAGATTGTTCATGTCAAAGAGAAAAAAGATGTATCCAATGTGGAGGTCACTGTTCTTGGTGGGGGACATAAAATTGGTGGTACTTCTATTTTGATTTCTATTGATAACCACCATTTGCTTCTCGACGCAGGTATCCATTTAGATCAATCAGAACAGATATTTCCTAATTATTCTCCACTAGAGGAAAAATCTCTTACATTTGAAGATATTGATGGTGTTATTGTTTCTCATGCCCATCTTGACCATACAGGTGCAATTCCACATGTTCACCGTTTAGGGCCAAATCTACCAATCTACTCAACTGAGGCAACGCGCGATTTAATGTCAATTTTATTAAAAGATTTATGGAGAAACAGTCAAAGTCTTCCTGAATTTTATTCGGAAAAAGACCTCCAATCAGCTCTTTTGCATATTGACACTAAAAGGATGAATGAATCATTTTTTGTTCCGTCTAAGGGTAAAAAATGGAAAATCACGTTTTTAGAAGCCGGTCATATTTTAGGGGCTGCAGCCGTTTTAATTGAACTTGATGACAAGAAGATTTTATTTACTGGAGACTATTCAATTGAGGACCAGTTAACTGTAAAAGGAGCTCAATTCGCAAAAAATCTTCAAGTGGATGTAGTGATTTCTGAAAGTACGTATGGATATGCCCCATTACAGGCTTCCTTACCACGTAAAAGGCAGGAAGAGCAATTGCTTCAGTTTATTGAAGAGACCATAAAAAGAGATGGCTCTGTATTGATCCCAGCTTTTGCATTAGGAAGAGCTCAAGAAATCTTACTGATTATTAAAGAAAGATTCAAAGCTGAAGAATACCTGCCTTATATTGTATATACAGATGGTCTGGTCCCCAATATATGTCGAGTGTATGAAAAACACTTAGGTCAACGATCACTCTTTTTCACTGGGGGAATTCAAAGTGTGAAAGACCAATATAAAGGGTGTTCATTTGAAGAAATGTATTCTCAAATGATGCGTAACAGTAAAAAAGTGATTGTCGCAAGCTCAGGAATGCTTCAGTCTGGAAGTGCCTCTTCACGTTACGCATTACAAATGCTAGAACACCCAAATAATAGCATTGCATTTACAGGCTATGTTGATGAAGAAAGCCCAGGGTTTGCTTTACAAAGATTACAAGAACAGACTGATCGTAAATTGACGATTGGACAAGCCGAGGTGGACGTGAAAGCGAGTGTGAAAGGCTTCAAACTTTCGGCACATGCAAGTCGCGAAGAGATGGTTCAAACAATTATATCACTTCAACCAGAGGTTGTTATGTTGGTACATGGTGAGCATCATAAAAAATATGTTGCACCCCGAGCCTTTGAGTCTTTGAATGTTTTCCCGACTATTATAGATTTATTATCAGAATTACCATTAACGGTCGTACCAGCTGTTAATGGAGAAAGTTATGGTATGAAGTTGTTTTCTTAA